Proteins from a genomic interval of Dermacentor variabilis isolate Ectoservices chromosome 8, ASM5094787v1, whole genome shotgun sequence:
- the LOC142590408 gene encoding protein GVQW3-like: protein MAERVEQHYCIKFCQKLGDSQVETIWKIQPAFGDDAMSSTQIKERYNRFEGSHTSVESEPSSSRPSSCRNDQVIAEVNAVVMRDRRAIIQEIAEQVGISTFSAHSIMTEDVAMKRVAAKFVPKLIMVEQKQLRVEVSQDMLDSTNSDPDFMNTIITGDESWVYGYDPETKSQTSQWKHSTSPRPKKAGQVCSNVKVMLTAFFDFCGVAHHQYAPHGQIITKEYYRHVFRHLRDVVRHKRLELWSTGNWRIHHDNAPAHSLHLIKTFFGEKPDSCSSTGSLLS from the coding sequence atggcggagcgagTGGAGCAGcactactgcatcaaattttgccagaaactgggcgacagccaagtggaaaccatttgGAAGATTCAGccggctttcggtgacgatgctatgagcagcacacagattaaggagcgGTACAACCGGTTCGAAGGCAGCCACACATCGGTCGAGAGCGAGCCAAGCTCCAGTCGGCCATCATCATGCCGAAAcgaccaggtcattgccgaagtgaacgctgtggtgatgcgggaccgtcgtgCGATTATCCAAGAAATTGCGGAAcaggtgggcatcagcactttttctgcacattccattatgaccgaagatgtggccatgaagagagttgcggcgaaattTGTGCCGAAGCTGATCatggtggagcaaaagcaacttcgtgtggaagtctcacaggacatgctggattccacaaacagtgaccccgacttcatgaacaccataatcactggtgacgagtcttgggtgTACGGGTACGACCCAGAAACCAAATCTCAGAcgtcacagtggaagcattccacgtcaccaagaccaaagaaggccgGCCAAGTGTGCAGCAAtgtcaaagtgatgctgactgctttctttgacttctGCGGTGTGGCACACCACCAGTATGCACCACACGGTCAAATAATCACGAAAGAGTACTACAGGCATGTCTTCCGTCACCTACGTGATGTTGTGCGGCACAAAAGACtggagttgtggtcaacaggaaattggcgcatccatcacgacaatgctcctgcacattccttGCACTTGATTAAGACTTTTTTTGGCGAAAAACCCgactcctgtagttcaacaggctccttactctcctga